The DNA sequence CAAGGGCACAAGAATGTCATAAATAAGAAAAAACTAAGTCTTGTTTGAGAAAAGTATCCTAATTTATTTGGTAATTATCCATCTGAACAATTCCCATTTTTAATTAAACTTCTGGATGTTTGTGAAGATTTAAGTGTGCAAGTACACCCTAATGATCAAAAAGCTCAATTACTTGAAAACGAACAAAATGGGAAAAATGAAGCATGATATATTTTGTCATGTGCTAAAAATAGCAAACTAATTTTAGGAACTAATGCTAAAAATAGGGAAGAATTAGCAATCGCTTTAAGTAATCAGAAATTAGAACAAAAACTAGTTTACGTTCCAATAAAGCATGGAAATTGTTTTTTTATTGAAGCTGGCACTGTGCACGCATTATTAAAACCATGTACTGTTTATGAAATTCAACAAACTTCTACGATTACATATCGCTTATATGATTTTGATAGATTATTTGATGGAATTCCTCGTGAACTACATGTTAATAAATCATTAGAATGCGTTAAATTTGATCATGTTGCAAAAAAATCTAGAGCCACAAAATTAAGTGGAGGGGTGAAACAAATATTTGATACACCTTATTTTTCATTATTTGAATTAACAAATACATTAGATAAACCTAAAAAAATTCCTTTACTTAGTAACTATTTCTTAGTTATTACAAATATTAGCGAAAGTGCAGCAATAATTAACGGGATACAGCTAGCCCCTGGTGAAACTTGTATCATTACAAAAGATAGTTTAAAAAATACAAAAATCGAATCGAAATGCAAATTATTAATAGCCGCTCCCGCGAATCCTGTTGTTTCTAAATAAAAAAGATGTTTATAAAACATCTTTTTATTTTTTAAGTAATTATTAACGATTATTTTTAATTCTTTTAGGAT is a window from the Mycoplasma sp. (ex Biomphalaria glabrata) genome containing:
- a CDS encoding type I phosphomannose isomerase catalytic subunit, with the protein product MIKIMPYIVEKPWGGTILRDKLKLPTTSEQVGELWITSAIDGFESICQGHKNVINKKKLSLVWEKYPNLFGNYPSEQFPFLIKLLDVCEDLSVQVHPNDQKAQLLENEQNGKNEAWYILSCAKNSKLILGTNAKNREELAIALSNQKLEQKLVYVPIKHGNCFFIEAGTVHALLKPCTVYEIQQTSTITYRLYDFDRLFDGIPRELHVNKSLECVKFDHVAKKSRATKLSGGVKQIFDTPYFSLFELTNTLDKPKKIPLLSNYFLVITNISESAAIINGIQLAPGETCIITKDSLKNTKIESKCKLLIAAPANPVVSK